The proteins below are encoded in one region of Microbispora sp. NBC_01189:
- a CDS encoding TetR/AcrR family transcriptional regulator, translating into MPKQVDHDERRRRLTEALLRIAGTRGLQAVSMREIAAEAGVSLRVVQYYFTNKQALLDSGLAELGARMDRRVRQRAAATTGGPSTRDLFAAVLGAILPSDEQSRLDSLAWTAYYTAALTDPALAATGLTLPNALEDFLTTRLTTAQQAGDITPDRDPRTEVAALLALANGLTSSVLSRQRSHEDAAAIVDYHLDRLFGPAAALPHR; encoded by the coding sequence ATGCCGAAACAGGTGGACCACGACGAGCGGCGGCGGCGGTTGACCGAGGCCCTGCTGCGCATCGCCGGCACCCGCGGCCTGCAGGCCGTGTCGATGCGTGAGATCGCCGCCGAGGCCGGTGTCTCGCTGCGCGTCGTCCAGTACTACTTCACGAACAAGCAGGCCCTGCTCGACTCCGGCCTCGCCGAGCTGGGCGCCCGCATGGACCGCCGGGTCCGGCAGCGGGCCGCGGCCACCACGGGCGGGCCGTCCACGCGAGATCTCTTCGCCGCCGTGCTCGGCGCGATCCTTCCCTCCGACGAGCAGAGCCGGCTGGACTCCCTGGCCTGGACCGCCTACTACACCGCCGCCCTCACCGACCCGGCCCTCGCCGCGACCGGGCTCACGCTGCCCAACGCGCTGGAAGACTTCCTCACCACCCGGCTCACCACCGCGCAGCAGGCCGGGGACATCACCCCTGACCGCGACCCGCGCACGGAGGTCGCCGCCCTTCTGGCGCTCGCCAACGGCCTGACCTCCAGCGTCCTCAGCCGACAACGCAGCCACGAGGACGCCGCCGCGATCGTCGACTACCACCTCGACCGCCTCTTCGGACCGGCAGCCGCCCTGCCTCACCGGTGA
- a CDS encoding alpha/beta fold hydrolase — translation MRTPDRPSAFTGDSARDRYHAVYDRVLGELWPVPVDAVDIETRAGRVRILRAGPATGDPVVLLAGAGGNALAWYRYIEPLARTRPILAVDPLGEPGRSVQTRPLATGAEVGGWVTDVLAAAGAERAHVVGSSYGGWTAVEQQRGGGGRVAALTLVDPGGFAPLPGRFIRWALAGAVASVLPRTSRHRMAGVVDNGVLREDGLVELMRAG, via the coding sequence ATGCGTACACCCGACCGGCCGTCGGCCTTCACCGGCGACTCCGCGCGTGACAGGTACCACGCCGTCTATGACCGGGTGCTCGGCGAGCTGTGGCCGGTGCCGGTGGACGCCGTCGACATCGAGACCCGCGCCGGCCGTGTGCGGATCCTCCGGGCTGGGCCCGCGACGGGGGATCCCGTGGTCCTCCTGGCCGGCGCCGGCGGGAACGCACTGGCCTGGTACCGCTACATCGAGCCGCTGGCGCGCACGCGCCCGATCCTCGCCGTCGACCCGCTCGGCGAACCCGGCCGCTCGGTCCAGACGCGGCCGCTCGCGACCGGCGCCGAGGTCGGCGGCTGGGTCACCGACGTCCTGGCCGCGGCCGGAGCCGAGCGCGCGCATGTGGTGGGTTCCTCGTACGGCGGCTGGACCGCGGTGGAACAGCAGCGCGGCGGGGGCGGCCGGGTTGCGGCGCTGACACTGGTGGACCCGGGCGGCTTCGCGCCGTTGCCCGGGCGGTTCATCCGGTGGGCCCTCGCCGGGGCCGTCGCCTCCGTCCTTCCTCGTACGTCGCGCCACCGCATGGCCGGCGTGGTGGACAACGGGGTGCTGCGCGAAGATGGGCTGGTGGAGCTGATGCGGGCCGGCTGA
- a CDS encoding alpha/beta hydrolase, producing the protein MPVPPAYTDEQIREVSVPVQVLLGARSALLDAEAVAARLAGVAPSWRVEIVPGTGHALPAEAPDLVVERILAFPGHVRAENATPKHGTDGG; encoded by the coding sequence GTGCCCGTCCCGCCCGCCTACACCGACGAGCAGATACGCGAGGTGTCCGTACCCGTGCAGGTGCTGCTGGGCGCCCGCAGCGCGCTGCTCGACGCGGAGGCGGTGGCCGCGCGGCTGGCCGGCGTCGCGCCGTCCTGGCGGGTCGAGATCGTGCCCGGCACCGGGCACGCGCTGCCCGCCGAGGCGCCGGACCTGGTCGTCGAGCGGATCCTCGCCTTCCCCGGCCATGTCCGGGCCGAGAACGCGACGCCGAAGCACGGCACGGACGGGGGCTAG
- a CDS encoding DUF6504 family protein, with the protein MSRLYGDPIEVWVRDGQPVQFVWRDRLYTVREIQDHWVVAREWWKTSDADPGERRFWRVGAAAGREVGTYELRFDTASDGWLLLRAWD; encoded by the coding sequence TTGAGCAGACTTTACGGCGATCCGATCGAGGTGTGGGTGCGGGACGGGCAGCCTGTGCAGTTCGTCTGGCGTGACCGGCTCTACACCGTCCGTGAGATCCAGGATCACTGGGTGGTCGCCCGGGAATGGTGGAAGACCTCGGACGCCGATCCCGGGGAGCGGCGCTTCTGGCGGGTGGGGGCGGCGGCCGGCAGGGAGGTGGGGACCTATGAGCTGCGCTTCGACACCGCGAGCGACGGCTGGCTCCTCCTGAGGGCCTGGGACTGA